A stretch of Brassica rapa cultivar Chiifu-401-42 chromosome A08, CAAS_Brap_v3.01, whole genome shotgun sequence DNA encodes these proteins:
- the LOC103834618 gene encoding proteasome subunit beta type-6, which produces MDLNLDAPHSMGTTIIGVTYNGGVVLGADSRTSTGMYVANRASDKITQLTDNVYVCRSGSAADSQVVSDYVRYFLHQHTIQLGQPATVKVSANLIRMLAYNNKNMLQTGLIVGGWDKYEGGKIYGIPLGGTVVEQPFAIGGSGSSYLYGFFDQAWKENMTKEEAEQLVVKAVSLAIARDGASGGVVRTVIINSEGVTRNFYPGDKLQLWHEELEPQNSLLDILNAAGPEPMAM; this is translated from the exons ATGGATCTTAATCTCGATGCGCCGCACTCTATGGGGACGACCATCATCGGCGTCACTTACAACGGAGGCGTCGTCCTCGGAGCCGACTCACGTACCAGCACCG GCATGTATGTAGCGAATCGAGCTTCAGACAAGATCACACAGCTCACTGACAATGTCTACGTCTGCCGTTCTGGATCG GCTGCTGATTCTCAGGTTGTTTCTGACTACGTCCGTTACTTCCTTCACCAGCATAC AATTCAGCTGGGACAGCCTGCGACTGTAAAGGTTTCTGCCAACCTCATTAGGATGCTCGCTTACAATAACAAG AACATGCTGCAAACTGGCCTCATAGTTGGTGGCTGGGATAAGTACGAAGGCGGGAAGATCTACGGGATTCCACTTGGTGGAACTGTTGTGGAGCAGCCGTTTGCTATTGGAG GCTCTGGCTCGAGTTACCTTTACGGGTTCTTTGATCAGGCCTGGAAAGAAAACATGACCAAAGAAGAAGCTGAG CAACTTGTTGTGAAGGCGGTTTCACTAGCCATCGCCCGTGATGGAGCCAGTGGAGGAGTCGTACGAACTGTCATT ATAAACTCAGAGGGAGTGACCAGAAACTTCTACCCTGGGGATAAGTTACAGCTTTGGCATGAGGAGTTGGAGCCTCAGAACTCCTTGTTAGACATCCTCAACGCTGCTGGTCCTGAACCAATGGCCATGTGA
- the LOC103835497 gene encoding selenoprotein H, translating into MQRKRNANGEEKAKPLTNGGFVESDLEHGLPNSKCDEVETETESEKKTKKEEEEAEAEDSTKRKIVIEHCKQCNAFKTRAIQVKEGLEGAVPGVTVTLNPEKPRRGCFEIREEGGQTFISLLEMKRPFAPMKALDMEEVIEDIINKIK; encoded by the exons ATGCAA AGGAAGAGAAACGCAAATGGAGAAGAAAAGGCGAAACCTTTGACGAACGGCGGCTTCGTCGAGAGTGACTTGGAGCATGGACTGCCGAACTCGAAGTGCGACGAGGTTGAGACTGAGACCGAGAgtgagaagaagacaaagaaggaagaggaagaagcagaGGCTGAAGACTCGACGAAGCGGAAGATTGTTATCGAGCACTG TAAACAATGCAATGCTTTCAAGACAAGAGCCATACAGGTGAAGGAAGGTCTGGAAGGAGCTGTTCCTGGCGTCACGGTGACTCTGAATCCTGAAAAG CCAAGGAGGGGTTGCTTTGAGATCCGGGAGGAAGGTGGCCAAACATTCATCAGTCTTTTG GAGATGAAACGTCCATTTGCTCCAATGAAGGCtcttgatatggaagaagtcATCGAGGACATCATAAACAAGATTAAATGA
- the LOC103834615 gene encoding polyribonucleotide nucleotidyltransferase 2, mitochondrial-like: MALSILRSCIKSRLTIGVSRQLIVLESKVTCPERHAPGAEFLMRDVASKRRDFSSLTQPTRTRFNTLNLPVTEAFKLGSSIINLEMVDDEKNHGSMLCHMDGTTVRSNVIVSHDKYNDDNFLQVYYDETRYGERWRSHDPTDREIMCSHLIDRSIRPLFTAGFPANVMVNVCVLKTNWKHEADAELMAIIATSAALMKLNITQARPIGVIRIGRINENIIINPTIDEQRRSDFNLLYVCTRQNTIMADLVASEISESDLATNIKLAQLEAVKCIDSQVKLRERYESDKKVKLLTSNSKNLQDTRTQSSNHSGREVALGQAHCVEIKSDVNRSDGRGSHQIRPVHCEAGYLHALHGSSLISCGETQVLCTATIGKPGETQSVDVLPRKRFRVDYDFPPFCTNHIMDIFSRRWREIGDGMFIEKALLAVIPTQRNFPYAIHLNSKVLASDGSSSTTSVCGGSIALMDAGVPIKSHVAGVSIGLVTDDETSNGQLENYRIITDTSGLENDLGEMDFKIAGTRNGITAIQLDAKSTLLSLDVIGEAIKYGRQAHLQILDHMEQAINSPKETSYYKERRIEDDTGNHLKLSSS, encoded by the exons ATGGCGTTGTCTATTCTTCGATCTTGCATCAAGTCAAGACTAACTATTGGTGTGTCTCGTCAACTGATAGTCTTGGAATCGAAAGTAACTTGTCCGGAGCGTCACGCTCCAG GAGCTGAGTTTCTGATGAGGGACGTTGCATCTAAGAGAAGAGATTTTTCTTCTCTTACTCAGCCTACGCGGACAAGATTCAACACCCTTAACCTGCCTGTCACTGAAGCATTCAAACTTGGATCTAGCATAATTAACCTGGAGATGGTAGACGACGAAAAAAATCACGGTTCTATGTTGTGTCACATGGATGGCACTACAGTACGGTCCAACGTTATCGTGTCCCACGACAAATACAATGATGATAACTTCTTACAG GTTTACTACGATGAGACTAGATATGGTGAAAGATGGAGATCTCATGACCCAACTGATCGCGAGATCATGTGTTCTCATCTCATTGACAGATCGATAAGACCATTATTTACTGCAGGATTCCCCGCTAACGTTATG GTAAATGTATGTGTTTTAAAAACAAACTGGAAACACGAAGCTGATGCTGAGTTAATGGCGATTATTGCAACTTCAGCTGCTCTTATGAAACTGAATATCACTCAGGCTAGACCGATAGGAGTCATCCGTATTGGAAGGATTAATgaaaatatcataataaatcccACCATTGACGAG CAACGTAGAAGTGATTTCAACTTGCTATATGTATGTACACGTCAAAACACTATCATGGCTGACCTGGTAGCTAGTGAGATCTCAGAGAGCGATCTAGCAACTAACATAAAGCTAGCTCAGCTAGAG GCCGTCAAATGCATTGACTCTCAAGTAAAGCTGAGAGAACGTTATGAGAGTGACAAGAAAGTTAAACTGTTGACATCGAATTCCAAGAATTTGCAGGATACAA gaaCTCAATCATCAAATCACAGTGGACGTGAAGTTGCTCTAGGGCAG GCACACTGTGTAGAAATTAAATCGGACGTCAACAGATCTGACGGGAGAGGTAGTCACCAAATAAGACCAGTACACTGCGAAGCTGGTTATTTACATGCGTTGCATGGTTCATCACTTATTTCATGCGGAGAGACACAG GTACTATGCACTGCAACAATTGGTAAACCTGGAGAAACACAAAGCGTTGACGTGCTCCCGAGAAAACGTTTTCGTGTTGATTATGATTTTCCACCATTTTGTACAAATCATATCATGGACATTTTTTCACGTCGATGGCGCGAAATTGGTGACG GAATGTTTATTGAGAAAGCGTTGCTTGCTGTCATTCCCACTCAAAGAAATTTTCCATATGCTATTCACCTTAATTCAAAGGTATTAGCCTCAGATGGCTCTTCATCGACAACAAGTGTTTGTGGAG GTAGTATAGCTTTGATGGACGCTGGAGTTCCTATAAAAAGTCATGTTGCAGGTGTCTCTATAGGTCTTGTCACTGATGATGAGACATCCAACGGACAGCTAGAGAACTACCGTATAATAACTGATACATCG GGTTTAGAAAATGACTTGGGAGAAATGGATTTCAAAATTGCTGGTACACGAAATGGTATAACAGCAATTCAGTTGGATGCAAAGTCAACTCTACTCTCGTTAGATGTCATTGGTGAAGCTATAAAGTATGGACGTCAAGCGCATCTTCAAATTCTTGACCACATGGAGCAAGCGATAAATTCCCCAAAAGAAACTTCTTATTATAAGGAAAGAAGGATTGAAGATGATACAGGTAATCATTTGAAGCTTTCAAGTTCTTGA